A window of Ignavibacteriales bacterium contains these coding sequences:
- a CDS encoding M50 family metallopeptidase, whose product MAKTQNKNQNIIELVFLSFILIISFLFWDTYLVYPIKLFVVLIHEISHALSAILSGGKVIAFNIGFDLSGKCETESGNNILIATSGYLGSLLFGLLIFYSTYNKKIGKWLLIIISILILITSVSLMQNFSLILLAVLYSVLLFVSAFFLQIRIDSYILRLFGMLSCVYVLFDIKEDILSTNSAISDASILSELINVPTIMIGLIWLIISLAGIFLVMKLSYIQKSK is encoded by the coding sequence ATGGCTAAAACTCAAAACAAAAATCAAAATATCATCGAACTGGTTTTTCTTTCATTTATTCTTATAATTAGTTTTTTATTCTGGGATACTTACCTTGTTTATCCTATCAAATTATTCGTCGTTTTAATTCATGAAATCAGTCACGCATTAAGTGCAATTTTATCCGGTGGTAAAGTAATAGCATTTAATATCGGTTTCGATCTTAGCGGAAAATGCGAAACCGAAAGCGGAAATAATATTTTGATTGCTACTTCAGGTTATTTGGGTAGTCTGTTATTTGGTCTCCTAATTTTTTATTCAACTTACAATAAAAAAATTGGTAAGTGGTTATTAATCATTATTTCAATACTAATATTAATAACCTCTGTAAGTTTGATGCAGAATTTTTCTCTCATATTATTAGCCGTTCTCTATTCAGTTTTATTATTCGTTTCTGCTTTTTTCCTCCAGATTAGAATTGATTCTTATATTCTCAGACTGTTTGGAATGTTAAGTTGTGTTTATGTTTTATTTGATATTAAAGAAGATATACTTTCAACTAATTCTGCAATATCAGATGCATCAATATTATCTGAGCTTATTAATGTGCCAACAATAATGATTGGTTTAATATGGCTGATTATTTCCTTGGCAGGAATATTTCTTGTTATGAAATTAAGTTACATTCAAAAATCTAAGTGA
- a CDS encoding tyrosine-type recombinase/integrase: MGTIRKTKSGNFQADVRDKQGRRYRKVFRNRKEASKYIAMTEDEKYTLKLAKVGLKSIPTPLPALIDQAIKCKGALAPASYTKYKSMFEFFRNFVDNERINFAADFTRVHADKYRDIIINTKASAKTKNFYLSTIKSLFKDLVDRDLILKNPFSHIKMERKKNKTMLEREEEYYTETEIKSFFAVNMDIIYKKIFLGMFLTGMRREELLSLKWHRVSFVKRMIEIRTDGSFTTKTESSERDVPMSNYLFTMLTEMNNTKNSEYVFPSSRNTKMDEDKLLRVCKDIAKEAGISKNATLHKWRHSFSSHLEQLGVSESVRGYLMGHKPKTMTGHYTKIDPTKLYEQVSKLDQLINERTKE; the protein is encoded by the coding sequence ATGGGAACAATTAGAAAAACAAAAAGTGGAAACTTCCAAGCTGATGTTAGGGATAAACAAGGCAGGCGCTACAGAAAAGTATTTAGAAATAGAAAGGAAGCATCTAAGTATATCGCGATGACAGAAGATGAAAAATACACATTAAAGTTGGCGAAGGTAGGGTTGAAAAGTATTCCGACTCCTCTCCCCGCCCTTATTGACCAAGCGATAAAGTGTAAGGGAGCACTCGCTCCAGCATCTTATACCAAATACAAAAGTATGTTTGAATTCTTCAGAAACTTCGTAGACAATGAGCGTATAAACTTTGCGGCCGACTTTACTCGTGTGCATGCAGATAAGTATAGAGACATAATCATAAATACAAAAGCATCTGCAAAAACTAAAAACTTCTATCTCTCAACTATCAAGTCATTGTTTAAGGATCTCGTTGATAGAGATTTGATTCTGAAAAATCCATTCTCACATATTAAGATGGAAAGGAAAAAGAACAAGACTATGCTAGAACGTGAAGAAGAATATTACACGGAAACTGAGATCAAATCATTCTTTGCTGTCAATATGGATATTATTTATAAAAAAATATTTCTTGGAATGTTTCTAACTGGGATGAGACGAGAAGAACTGCTATCACTTAAATGGCATAGAGTCAGCTTCGTAAAACGAATGATTGAAATAAGAACCGATGGATCATTCACAACTAAAACCGAATCATCCGAAAGGGACGTTCCTATGAGTAATTATTTATTCACAATGCTTACTGAAATGAATAACACCAAAAATTCGGAATATGTTTTTCCTTCTTCTCGAAATACAAAAATGGATGAGGACAAACTGCTCCGTGTTTGCAAAGATATAGCAAAGGAAGCCGGAATTTCCAAGAATGCAACGCTGCATAAATGGAGACATAGCTTTTCATCGCATCTTGAACAGCTTGGGGTTAGCGAGAGTGTTCGTGGATATTTGATGGGCCATAAGCCAAAGACTATGACCGGTCACTACACTAAAATTGATCCTACAAAGTTGTATGAACAAGTCTCCAAACTAGATCAATTAATTAACGAGCGTACTAAAGAGTAG
- a CDS encoding MFS transporter, giving the protein MKNPYQKSPMKIKENEKFRVFVWTLFDFANTSYSIVVVTFLYAVYFKQTVVEGKAVGDLYWSIGTSISMLITALISPVLGAIADYSAGKKRFLLFFTFTCIISTCLLYFVNRGDIFLGLALFIIANVGFEAGLVFYDAFLPEITAPKNYGRVSGYGFAMGYLGSLTTLALVFPFIKSHMIKETFPVSALVFFFFAIPIFLFIKDNRRNVVRDKSFIRIGVTRVFNTITHLKNYKNLSIFLLAFFFYIEGVNTVIYFSGNYASTTLHFTMEELIVFFLIVQTTAILGSLIFGFFADSYGQKKSLVISLVIWILTILLAFATSDKNNFVIQTFSKIFNSDPERISRLSFYLVGLLAGSVMGATQSTSRSLMSKLTPFERKTEFFGFYSLFGKSSAILGPLVFGYVSYITGEQRFAILTICIFFIIGLGVLSFVKDEREEQIQIDIT; this is encoded by the coding sequence TTGAAGAATCCTTACCAAAAAAGTCCGATGAAGATTAAAGAGAACGAAAAATTTCGTGTATTTGTCTGGACTCTCTTTGATTTTGCCAACACGTCATATTCAATAGTTGTAGTTACATTTCTTTATGCAGTTTATTTTAAGCAAACGGTTGTAGAAGGTAAAGCAGTCGGGGATTTATATTGGAGTATTGGTACAAGCATTTCGATGCTGATCACAGCACTAATATCACCGGTTCTGGGTGCTATCGCAGATTATTCAGCCGGTAAAAAAAGATTTTTATTATTCTTCACATTTACTTGCATTATTTCTACTTGCTTACTTTATTTTGTGAATAGGGGAGATATATTTCTCGGATTGGCTTTGTTTATCATTGCTAACGTCGGTTTTGAAGCGGGATTAGTTTTTTATGATGCATTCTTACCAGAAATCACAGCACCAAAAAATTACGGCAGAGTAAGCGGTTATGGTTTTGCCATGGGTTATTTGGGTTCATTAACTACATTAGCTTTAGTGTTTCCTTTCATTAAATCACATATGATAAAAGAAACATTTCCGGTTTCTGCGCTTGTCTTTTTCTTTTTTGCAATTCCAATCTTTCTATTTATTAAGGACAATAGGAGAAATGTTGTTAGAGATAAATCATTTATAAGGATCGGAGTTACGAGAGTATTCAATACAATTACCCATTTAAAAAATTACAAAAATCTTTCAATATTTCTACTTGCTTTCTTTTTTTATATCGAAGGTGTAAATACTGTAATTTATTTTTCCGGAAATTATGCAAGTACAACACTCCACTTTACGATGGAAGAACTTATAGTATTTTTTCTTATAGTTCAGACAACAGCCATTTTAGGTTCTTTAATTTTTGGTTTTTTTGCAGACTCTTACGGACAAAAGAAATCTTTGGTAATCTCATTAGTGATTTGGATATTGACCATATTATTAGCTTTTGCCACTAGTGATAAAAATAATTTTGTAATACAAACGTTCAGCAAAATATTTAATTCTGATCCTGAACGAATCTCAAGATTAAGTTTTTATCTTGTAGGATTATTGGCCGGCAGTGTAATGGGTGCTACTCAAAGCACAAGCAGAAGTTTAATGTCTAAACTAACTCCATTTGAGAGGAAGACAGAATTTTTTGGTTTCTATTCTTTGTTTGGTAAAAGCTCCGCTATTTTGGGTCCGTTGGTTTTTGGTTATGTAAGCTATATAACCGGGGAACAGCGTTTTGCAATCTTAACGATTTGTATCTTTTTTATAATTGGATTAGGTGTTCTTAGTTTTGTCAAAGATGAGAGAGAAGAACAAATACAAATTGATATCACTTAG
- a CDS encoding M20/M25/M40 family metallo-hydrolase codes for MNRKIYLPLLTFTILFAMGIKLQAQQLPPDKIQNYNEIAGKIVRSALLDKKGYKWLNELCSIGPRLSGSENSSKAITWAKNKMKECGFDSVWLQPVMVPKWVRGKIEKAYISKSKKYLNKKITIVSYGGSIGTSKAGISGQVIEVKGLDEVKNLGDKAKGKIVFYNRPFDNGLLNTFEGYGKAVDQRINGAIEASKIGAAAVIVRSVQSSYDNIPHTGVMLYDDNVKQIPSAAISVIDADFLSKAIQSEPNLNITIKMDCKSFPEVESYNVIGQSTGSEKPNEVIVVGGHFDSWDKGCGAHDDGAPCLQTMEALDLLKRLNIKPKRTIRCVLFINEENGLRGGIEYGKFSSTSSEINLAGIESDRGAFTPRGFSVTTDSLSLMKMQSWLPVLNKADIEWIRKGGSGGDVGQIKNAKALLGYVPDDQRYMDLHHSDNDVYTAVHPREMELGTAAIAIMSYLLSEEGL; via the coding sequence TTGAATCGAAAAATATATTTACCATTACTTACCTTTACAATTTTATTCGCAATGGGAATAAAATTACAAGCACAGCAATTGCCACCAGATAAAATTCAAAACTATAATGAGATTGCCGGTAAAATTGTTCGTTCTGCATTATTAGATAAAAAAGGTTACAAATGGTTAAATGAATTATGTTCGATTGGTCCAAGGTTAAGCGGATCTGAAAATTCTTCTAAAGCAATTACCTGGGCAAAAAATAAAATGAAGGAATGCGGGTTCGATTCTGTCTGGCTGCAACCTGTTATGGTTCCTAAGTGGGTAAGAGGAAAAATTGAAAAGGCATACATTTCAAAATCAAAAAAATATTTGAACAAAAAAATAACCATTGTTTCCTATGGCGGAAGCATTGGTACTTCAAAAGCGGGAATCTCCGGGCAAGTAATTGAAGTGAAAGGGTTAGATGAAGTTAAAAATCTTGGTGACAAAGCAAAAGGTAAAATTGTTTTTTATAACCGTCCGTTTGATAACGGTTTACTAAACACATTTGAAGGTTATGGAAAAGCAGTTGATCAAAGAATTAATGGAGCTATAGAAGCTTCAAAGATTGGTGCCGCTGCTGTAATTGTTCGGTCTGTTCAATCTAGTTATGATAACATTCCACATACCGGCGTTATGCTTTATGATGATAATGTTAAACAAATTCCAAGTGCGGCTATAAGTGTGATTGATGCTGATTTTTTAAGTAAAGCGATTCAGTCTGAACCTAATCTTAACATAACCATAAAAATGGATTGTAAAAGTTTTCCTGAAGTAGAATCATACAATGTGATTGGGCAATCAACCGGCAGCGAAAAACCAAATGAAGTTATTGTAGTCGGCGGTCATTTTGATAGTTGGGATAAAGGCTGCGGTGCTCATGACGACGGCGCTCCTTGTCTTCAAACGATGGAAGCTTTGGATTTATTAAAGCGACTTAACATCAAACCAAAGAGAACCATTCGTTGTGTTCTTTTTATTAATGAAGAAAATGGTTTGCGTGGTGGAATTGAGTACGGAAAATTTTCCTCTACCTCATCAGAAATTAATTTAGCAGGAATAGAATCCGATCGTGGTGCTTTTACTCCAAGAGGTTTTTCAGTAACAACAGATTCTCTTTCATTAATGAAAATGCAAAGTTGGTTACCCGTATTAAATAAAGCTGATATAGAATGGATTCGCAAAGGCGGCAGCGGCGGCGATGTTGGACAAATAAAAAATGCAAAAGCTCTTTTAGGTTATGTGCCTGATGATCAACGATATATGGATCTTCATCATTCAGATAATGATGTTTACACTGCTGTTCATCCAAGAGAAATGGAACTTGGCACTGCTGCAATTGCAATCATGAGTTATTTATTAAGCGAAGAAGGATTATAA
- a CDS encoding TonB family protein codes for MLKPIKLLLILLTIYSISSAQNGIVKSYYPDGSVQSEISYVNDVLDGNAIWYYPSGQLKSEKNFSKGILNGWVKEYYESGLLKEEYFVKNGMKGGANRVFYENGTLKALSNYINGNQMQLQLFDYDPNYHPVAADTSKINFSQNKIKRSRNNYQCNVEICPEPVGGIKSIQDNLVYPEHALRYGSEGTVTLIAKISFEGKVVNIEIINGMGFGCSEAAKEAVKKTKFLPGENNGVPVESEVTLNIEFKIFENKSFLKSKEK; via the coding sequence ATGCTAAAGCCAATTAAATTATTATTGATTTTATTAACTATCTATTCAATTTCTTCCGCTCAGAATGGAATTGTTAAAAGTTATTATCCGGATGGCTCTGTCCAATCAGAAATTTCTTATGTGAATGATGTATTAGATGGAAATGCGATTTGGTATTATCCAAGCGGACAATTGAAATCCGAGAAGAATTTTAGTAAAGGTATTTTAAATGGTTGGGTAAAAGAATATTATGAATCCGGATTACTAAAAGAAGAATATTTTGTTAAGAATGGTATGAAAGGCGGTGCCAATCGAGTCTTTTATGAAAATGGAACACTGAAAGCATTATCAAACTATATTAATGGTAATCAAATGCAATTACAATTATTTGATTATGATCCCAATTATCATCCAGTTGCTGCAGATACTAGTAAAATAAATTTTTCGCAAAATAAAATTAAACGCAGCAGAAACAATTATCAGTGCAATGTTGAAATATGTCCGGAACCGGTTGGAGGAATAAAATCCATACAAGACAATTTAGTTTATCCTGAACACGCATTGCGTTACGGTTCGGAAGGAACAGTTACTTTGATTGCTAAAATTAGTTTTGAAGGGAAAGTTGTTAATATAGAAATTATTAATGGTATGGGTTTTGGCTGCAGTGAAGCGGCTAAAGAAGCTGTTAAGAAAACAAAATTTTTACCCGGAGAGAATAATGGTGTCCCGGTTGAATCTGAAGTTACACTAAATATTGAATTCAAGATTTTTGAGAATAAATCTTTCCTGAAATCAAAAGAGAAATAA
- the rpmB gene encoding 50S ribosomal protein L28 → MARRCQVSGIGPVAGNSISHAHNKTKKRFLPNLQKKRIWVKELNKFVTVKVSASALRTISKNGTSQIAKLVNEKKIKVR, encoded by the coding sequence ATGGCTAGAAGATGTCAAGTATCTGGCATTGGTCCGGTGGCCGGTAACAGTATTTCTCACGCACATAATAAAACAAAGAAAAGATTTCTGCCAAATCTTCAGAAAAAAAGAATTTGGGTAAAAGAATTGAATAAATTCGTAACAGTAAAAGTTTCTGCAAGTGCATTGAGAACTATATCCAAGAACGGAACATCCCAAATTGCAAAACTTGTAAATGAGAAAAAGATTAAGGTTAGATAA
- the nusB gene encoding transcription antitermination factor NusB, giving the protein MKKSNRRELREKVLQVLYAYEFNGEGLTSLTDGILTDVNSPTDKQFAKSLIDRVVANQKQLEEMIKEKVENWEMERIALIDRILLKIGIVEILYFPDIPPKVSINEVIEIAKDYSTSNSGKFINGILDAILTEAKKDGRLNKSGRGLIEESLPKKSDED; this is encoded by the coding sequence ATGAAAAAATCGAATAGAAGAGAATTACGGGAAAAAGTGCTGCAGGTTCTGTATGCTTATGAATTTAACGGTGAAGGATTAACTTCTTTAACTGATGGAATTCTTACTGATGTTAATTCACCAACTGATAAACAGTTTGCTAAATCATTAATTGATAGAGTTGTTGCAAATCAAAAACAGCTCGAAGAAATGATAAAGGAGAAAGTTGAAAATTGGGAAATGGAGCGTATCGCACTTATTGATCGTATATTACTTAAAATTGGAATTGTTGAAATACTTTACTTCCCGGATATCCCGCCAAAAGTTTCTATTAATGAAGTAATAGAAATTGCGAAAGATTATTCTACATCAAACAGCGGAAAATTTATTAACGGTATTTTAGATGCGATTCTAACAGAAGCAAAAAAGGACGGCAGATTAAATAAAAGCGGTAGAGGACTTATTGAAGAATCCTTACCAAAAAAGTCCGATGAAGATTAA
- the mtgA gene encoding monofunctional biosynthetic peptidoglycan transglycosylase, translating to MKIPLKVVKFLASLFALYTAFSIFIILFFRIIDPPVSAFINSRTDPFLGLISFSDVKQKSVSIQNVSKYAALAVIASEDQKFFEHFGFDFEQIEKAMKENEHRKRIRGASTVSMQVAKNMFLWSGKNIIRKGFEAYYTLMLELLWSKERIIEVYLNIAEMGNEIYGIETASKIYYGKPSIKLNPTEAATIIAVLPNPTKRDPRRPSGYLMHRRDNILQQMNLIGGVNILNEYISY from the coding sequence ATGAAAATACCACTCAAAGTCGTCAAATTTTTAGCTTCATTATTTGCTCTATATACGGCATTTTCAATTTTCATAATACTCTTCTTCAGAATAATTGACCCGCCAGTTTCTGCATTCATTAATTCTAGAACAGATCCGTTTTTAGGGTTGATCTCTTTTTCAGATGTAAAACAAAAATCTGTATCAATCCAAAATGTTTCAAAATATGCAGCGTTGGCAGTTATTGCATCTGAAGATCAAAAATTCTTTGAACATTTCGGATTTGATTTTGAACAAATTGAAAAAGCAATGAAAGAAAATGAACACCGGAAAAGAATTCGCGGGGCAAGTACAGTCTCTATGCAAGTTGCAAAAAATATGTTCTTATGGTCTGGTAAAAATATTATCCGTAAAGGATTTGAAGCTTATTACACTTTGATGTTGGAATTACTTTGGAGTAAGGAAAGAATTATCGAAGTATATTTAAATATTGCAGAGATGGGAAATGAAATATATGGGATTGAAACCGCTTCAAAAATTTATTATGGAAAACCTTCTATAAAACTAAATCCCACAGAAGCCGCAACTATAATTGCAGTATTGCCAAATCCAACCAAACGCGATCCTCGTAGACCGAGCGGGTATCTAATGCATCGTCGTGATAATATTTTACAGCAAATGAATTTAATCGGCGGGGTAAATATTTTGAATGAATATATTTCCTACTAA
- a CDS encoding VanZ family protein, whose translation MIRSRMQSNSFLIRLYKYLGSNTITLIYIPLIVYWITLFILTTIPADYVPRLFENQDKYEHFIAYCGLAILLSLTLYFQKRSILISSKAFLFALLLMLAYGAVDELHQLFVPGRYCDFYDWLADSCGGILGIGIVFLFVRKISKNYSIT comes from the coding sequence TTGATCAGATCCCGCATGCAATCAAATTCATTCTTAATTCGTTTGTATAAATATCTTGGCAGTAACACAATTACTTTAATTTATATTCCATTAATTGTGTATTGGATAACTCTTTTTATACTGACAACTATACCTGCTGATTATGTTCCTCGATTATTTGAGAATCAAGATAAGTACGAACACTTTATTGCGTACTGCGGATTAGCAATTCTATTATCTCTGACTCTATATTTCCAGAAGAGGTCTATACTAATATCATCCAAAGCTTTTTTATTTGCATTACTTTTAATGCTTGCATACGGGGCTGTGGATGAACTCCATCAACTTTTTGTTCCCGGTAGATATTGTGATTTTTATGATTGGCTGGCAGATTCTTGCGGTGGAATTTTGGGTATTGGGATTGTTTTTTTATTTGTAAGAAAAATATCTAAGAATTATTCTATAACTTAA
- a CDS encoding YdcF family protein, with the protein MLKYNLNNLPLAEFRVDYIGNILNILITLLIVIACIILSTGKKNIDNRKANLIFAFQIISLLSLVFVFFVQKLNLINNSNYLFSFPAKKVYVGFLFVFSNLLQIFSMIYLWGIIIGSENYLALRALVRTIVSVVILLVFSLLFVWNVKVYDESKLAKTKYDYGFIPGAAVYSRGQPSPIFEARIRKALELYREGIIKNFLLTGGKAPGEISESESAFNYLTNLGVPKKDIVIENRSSTTSEQIKYLRNEILSLKNNNTVLIISDGFHLSRIIQIARFFKIKTIGVSSDYSMSFSKTIFYRARESVALLLFWFFAI; encoded by the coding sequence ATGCTAAAATATAATCTTAATAATTTACCTTTAGCAGAATTTAGAGTTGATTATATCGGCAATATTCTTAACATACTAATAACATTATTAATTGTTATCGCATGTATTATTTTATCAACCGGCAAAAAGAATATTGACAACAGAAAAGCAAATCTAATTTTTGCATTTCAAATTATTTCTTTACTGTCATTAGTTTTCGTTTTCTTTGTGCAAAAATTAAATCTTATAAATAACAGCAATTATTTATTCAGCTTTCCCGCAAAAAAAGTTTATGTAGGATTCTTGTTCGTATTCAGTAATTTACTGCAAATATTCTCGATGATTTATTTATGGGGAATTATAATTGGCAGCGAAAATTACTTAGCACTGCGGGCATTGGTTCGCACAATAGTTTCAGTTGTTATTCTTCTTGTATTTTCACTTCTCTTTGTTTGGAATGTTAAAGTTTATGATGAATCCAAACTGGCCAAAACAAAATATGATTATGGTTTCATACCTGGAGCAGCCGTTTATAGCAGAGGTCAACCTAGTCCAATCTTTGAAGCAAGAATAAGAAAAGCTCTTGAATTATATCGCGAAGGAATAATTAAAAATTTTCTTCTAACCGGTGGGAAAGCCCCTGGCGAAATAAGTGAATCTGAATCAGCATTTAATTATTTAACAAATTTAGGAGTTCCGAAGAAAGATATTGTAATAGAAAACCGGTCATCAACAACATCGGAACAAATAAAATATCTTAGAAACGAAATTCTTTCATTAAAAAATAATAATACTGTCTTGATTATATCCGATGGATTTCATCTTTCACGGATTATCCAAATTGCAAGATTTTTTAAAATAAAAACAATTGGTGTTTCATCAGATTACTCAATGTCTTTCAGCAAAACTATTTTTTATCGTGCGCGTGAAAGCGTTGCTTTACTTTTATTCTGGTTTTTTGCTATTTAG
- a CDS encoding helix-turn-helix domain-containing protein — protein MAKKICIPAPSSGSSSNDQLLNSTKFFDILNNRFPNKINYSLAEVAEVLNLSYDFVREKISCGEISAIKFGDRYMVNVFELARILEEGV, from the coding sequence ATGGCAAAGAAGATATGTATCCCCGCTCCTAGTAGTGGGAGTTCTTCAAACGACCAGTTGTTAAACAGCACTAAGTTCTTTGACATACTGAATAATCGATTTCCGAACAAGATTAATTACTCTCTTGCAGAAGTAGCTGAAGTATTGAATCTCAGTTATGATTTCGTACGTGAAAAAATTTCTTGCGGCGAAATCTCTGCAATCAAGTTTGGCGATAGATACATGGTAAATGTTTTTGAATTAGCGCGAATATTAGAGGAAGGTGTGTAA
- a CDS encoding ferritin has product MISDKMQKALNEQINAELFSSYLYLSMSAYFESENWLGFSKWMQVQSQEEYSHAMKFIKYLNDVDGRVLLDGIEKPKSKWKTPLEVFEESHKHELYITERINSLAGLAVQEKDYSTSLFLNYFITEQVEEVSTVAQIVHKFKLLNDNKTSLFLLDRELGMRAQ; this is encoded by the coding sequence ATGATATCCGATAAAATGCAAAAAGCATTGAATGAACAAATCAATGCGGAATTATTTTCATCATATTTATATTTATCAATGTCGGCTTATTTTGAAAGTGAAAATTGGCTTGGCTTTTCAAAATGGATGCAAGTTCAATCACAAGAAGAATACAGTCATGCAATGAAATTTATTAAATATTTAAATGATGTAGATGGAAGAGTTTTACTTGATGGCATAGAAAAACCAAAATCAAAGTGGAAAACGCCGCTGGAGGTTTTTGAAGAATCTCATAAACATGAGCTCTACATTACCGAAAGGATTAACAGTCTTGCCGGATTAGCGGTACAAGAAAAAGATTATTCAACAAGTTTATTTCTAAATTATTTCATAACAGAACAAGTTGAAGAAGTCTCAACGGTTGCTCAAATCGTCCACAAATTCAAATTATTGAATGATAACAAAACTTCCCTATTCCTTCTCGATCGTGAGCTAGGAATGAGGGCTCAATAA
- a CDS encoding NADAR family protein, whose translation MAITITKVKEPSGWLSNMSPHQIQYAGKVFRTAEALVQWLRFQNYPDVQNEIFIQKSPMGAKMKARKNRDLLNRGEKWDEAAEDLPWMKMCLKLKIEQRPDLKQQLLETGDAIIIEDCTTHDRESARFWGAVKKDGIWVGENQLGKLWMEIRDELKASEAKTTSSN comes from the coding sequence GTGGCAATAACAATTACAAAAGTAAAAGAGCCTAGTGGTTGGCTTTCAAATATGTCACCACATCAAATCCAGTATGCTGGCAAAGTATTCAGAACTGCAGAAGCTTTAGTCCAATGGCTTAGATTTCAAAATTATCCGGATGTTCAAAACGAAATCTTCATTCAAAAATCTCCAATGGGTGCTAAGATGAAAGCTCGTAAGAATCGAGATCTTCTCAATCGTGGTGAAAAATGGGATGAAGCTGCTGAAGATCTTCCATGGATGAAAATGTGCCTTAAATTAAAAATCGAGCAGCGTCCAGATCTCAAACAACAACTACTCGAAACCGGTGATGCAATTATTATTGAAGATTGTACAACACATGATAGAGAGTCAGCTAGATTTTGGGGCGCTGTTAAAAAAGATGGCATATGGGTGGGCGAAAATCAACTTGGTAAACTCTGGATGGAAATACGTGACGAACTAAAAGCTTCTGAAGCAAAAACAACTTCCAGTAATTAA